aaagatgataaaatattaaatataactattacataaaaAAAGGAGCAtcacaatgcagagcaatatgtGCCCAAAGGTATGATTGTATATGATTGGTTGCTTCGCCTATCTCGTAAGACGCACATGGCTTATTCTGGCAATGCAAAAAACGAATGCCTAGCctgtagtccaactaattgtacacAAGTcacgatattgtgataatttttggtCAATATCTCTCCATGCACAACATAGGAAAGATCTTTTCAGTGGCAAACCTTCCGCGTTGATTCTATGCTGTGATTTTAAATcgcattttatctattaaaaaacaaaaatattagtgaaagtTTAAGATACCTCTAGGATACCTGTAGGATGATTTTGGGCTCTGTAGTAAAGACTACGACCTTTTTAAGCCTCTCTTCTTGCAGACTTTACCTTGAAAGAATATCTGtttttttccttccattcaatTGATGTTTATATGAATAAACGTTAAAAGACGAGTTTGTCACTGATTTAAACAACGCACCCTAAAGTTTACACACATTTTACAGGGCTCCGTTTCATGTCACATGATTGATAACAGTAACAAGAGTGTAATGGCTGACATGTAATACAGTGCAGTATAACCACAGGCgttgaactgttgcatgacgtaATTGGTTTCTCATGaaagactgtgcgagatgttgcggtttgatactggttaattaaccaaatggggtttcgccataacttaatggacgccaccatcagaaaataaaaacagcgtcagttaagttatggtagccagaactatgCACCGTAATGCCAATTTATCTGGACTACCTAGCCTGATGTTTGTCATTTTTGGAGAAACGGCATACGCCCTGAAACCAACTGGCTCATTGACATAACCTGATAATACCGGTAGTGCCGGAAAGTCAAAAGAATGCCAGCGTCAAATTAGCGTTTTCTGCAACAGGGTTTTCCCTGACGCACAAATCCTGCGTCATAGTTGCACTTTTCTGAGAAATGACCCGTAAAAATTAATTCTGTGCATCACAGTGGAcgcaatttcttgaaaatataaatcaggctatataaatttgtttacaaagagcgattttctgaaaatgtactttcagtttcataatTATAAATATGCATGACTGTGTCACCGATTTTCTATATTTGCGTCTATTCtcatttcacaaatttaataccCAGTCCGATACTTTGATTGATTAACACTTTGTAACAGTTGTTTTTATCGCTGCCCGCTGCTTGTACCAGTAGCACCAGTCTGCTGTTCGCTCAAAATTAAAATGGCTCAAAAGCAAAGCAAACTGACGATGTTTATGACGTTGTCGGCAGCAAGTACAGTAAGACCCAGCAGTTCAAATCACCTGTTTCTACTAGGATCACTGCCGCAAATGTAAAACCAATTTGCCCAACACTCAGTCAACGTCACCAAACACTGAAACAGACACAAATTTGCCGATGCCGGTGGTGTATTCTGAGAAAAGTAAGAATAATTTACCTGTAGTCTCTGCCATTtcagttaaattattttaagtcCTACTCGTAAACAGCAGTATATCCCTTGACGTCTCAGAAATCACTGTTTACAGTGCAAAAATCCAACTCACCAATGACGAAATATTGTGAAAGTTATTCAGAGTAACGTCCCTTTACTATTGCCGGTGTTTATTCACATGATAAACTGTGAATTTAGAATACAGAGGCAAAAATTGTCTAAATATTTAGATGGATGCTCTTAAgattgaacaccactaaatcaaattaatatatacttttttaatttatataccCTATGTATCTAGAACCTATTTATTTGATATCGTTATTTCGACGTTTTTCTACGATATCACATTTTTAGAGACTTCTGTTGCCATCAAGAATCATCTCTACTAAAGAAAAGGAAAAgtaaaaaggggtgttaactcgATTTGCATGATTTGGTAGTGATTAACCTTGACAGCCTAAAAGCTGACAGAAATAAGCAAACTTCCAAAAGCAATAGATTGTGTGGATCTAAATGTCTTGTTAATCTCCACCGGTCTACCGGTCTCCCATATGGACGACTCCTCTAGATGAATCAATTTAGTAACTAAAAATTTTGCAAATGAAACTAGAAATCCCATTTTATCTATCTTTTAATACTAGCTCACACCTCTTACGGGTACTATGGACAGGGAGCGCGTCATCTGTTAGTGAAGATTAACGGAGAATTCATacctttttaaagaaataacCTTGTTTAAAATTGCCATTAAGCATTATCTAAAACATGCTGATGAAATTCTTTTTATTAACTTACTTATTAACTCTTTCTTAAATCAGTTTCAGAAGGGACTATTCGTCCAAAGCAGTTTGATTTTTAAACCATTTAGAAGAAACTGTATCAAATCATTGTCGGATTACGAAAAACACGATATGTAGttatttattatgaaataatttgcaacattttttaattgtttaaaatgaaaccAATTATAACTGCCGCAAGAAGGAATACAAATACACATGTATTTATTTCTTCAAGACTGATGCTATGTAATACTACAAAAATCAGTCATTTCGACACCTTTTATTTAGGTCTTTGTTATGATTTTTTTACCCTTCAAAACCTGCTAAGCTATCACCAGCATGGCTTTCAAACTAAACATAGATAAGAAACTCTTTTACAAACTTGAAAATGGTACAAAATGGATAAACCTGAAGAACTTTGAGTTCACGTTCACAGTAGATTAAATGATTCTCAAAGCACCGCATTTGGAGAGTTGACGTAGATGGCTTAACTCCAGATATACTACCTGTCTAAGCTGGGCCGATTTCCATAAGGCATTGTCCTTGGCCCTTGTCTCTTCCTCCCCTACATAAACGGCCTTCATGATTCAATAAAAAGTAATCACTTAAATAGGTGTTGATATCCGTATGTGTGCAAGGGAACTGTATTTTCGCCGGAACTTGTAAAACGTCTGATCATGGAATCTAGTCAAAACAGCAGCGGAACGAAATGACGCATAGAGAAACATATGTTGACAGTATGAGATTGCGTCTAAATGAATGCCTATTTCATGCGGGATATGTCATGCGATAATCAGGACGGACACAACTTTACGAAAATGCTGCTGCGGATGTGTAACAATTTAGTTCTATTTAATTTTCTCTTAGAATACTTCAAGCTTATAATTGTTTTGTGTCTGACATATTTACTTTATACGCAGACGATGTGATCTTTTGTTGGCTAATAACTTTAACAAAGGACGTTATAAGCCAAGAGTTTTACAACCGACCATGGGGATAAAGAGCAGATACAGTCTCAAACGAAACTGCCACATAAATGTGCGTGCATATTTATATCTTCCGAACAGCAAAATTACATGGAAAAGAATCAGATAGCTGGTAACATTGTTAATTAGCTCGAACAATTGCTTGAGCCGGTTCATaggaggtaatgaaatgagcaGCACCCCTCACGGCCTGTCGCACCGGCTTAAGCCAAACTCTTCTATACATAAACATTAAATGGACTCGATCCGAGATCCAAATAGGACAAATTCATACAATTCATTACGTGCAAGTTTATAAATGCTTTTAAAACAAGGTCAAGAAAGATAAGAAAGAACTCTGTCTGATGTAATACAGCAAATGTTAAAACTATAGTATCTAATAAAGCAATTTTGTGAAGAGTGGATTATGTATATTCCGGAAGTgttgtttatatttacattttatatatgctCTTGTTATGGTGGAGAAGAGGAGAAGAGATTGATCCTACACAGCGGTGATGACATAGCCCAAGAGTTCCAGAAATTACGACAAGAATTGCAGTCTCTACAGATGAATCACACTCGGGAAATACAATTGCTTATGACAAATTACACGCAAGAAGTAGAGTCGCTCAAGAAGAATTACACCCAAACAATAGAATCGCTCAAGAGGAATCACACGCAAGAAATACAAGCACTCATGTCTACACAAACGGCTGAAATAGATTCAGTTAAAGCTACACAAAAACGTGAAATACAGGCGCTAAACGACACGCAATCACAAAAGATAAAGAGCTTGAAAAATGAACTGACAACACTTAAACAAGGCAAGcaatcttgtaaaattttgatgcTGTCTGGTCATTCAGGACTGTCACTGATAACTGGGCCTTAATATACTTATGAATAATAGAAGAATGGTTTACTAAATGTTTTAACTGCGCTCTTGTCACacagagaaattatttttctacGGTCGAATATCCTCCATACAAGTATCGGTTTTTGTTTGCCGATCATAAGCGAGTCCAGATGTAAAACTGAACGTCTCAATAGACACCGAGACGAGTAATGTTATGTAGACAGTCTTAAAAGAGTTAGATAAAATCATTATGGTAAGTTACCTAGTTAAGGAACTCTTAAAAAGAAGGTTTGCAGACTGGTGCAACAAGTGTTGTTTAGGGGAGAATAAGAGAACACGAAAGGCTATACCCATACCATGGGAGAAGATGAAATATGTTGAGATAATCTGGCGGACACAAGGCGTCAGTACGATTTGTGATTTGTACAACACTTGGGGATATCGGAAATCATTTGTATCCATTGGAAGCCGCATTCGCTAGACCACCTCATGAGTGTTTGTTTAACTGAGAGTAATGCGACTACCTTGATACCTTTCAGAAAGGCCGTGGCGTCTATGGCCGTGAGGTTCGAAAGCCCGTTTGGGGTGTAGCTAGAATTCTTTCATGtctggaagccatccagctggcttacagaatgaTCGGGGGTTCTGCTCAGGTGTCCGCTCCTTTCTGATATAATGCCCGTATGTGCACATGGCCACTTCCTCTACAATCAAAGGCGGAAAAGTCGCCAAAATGACCTGAATTGTATCGGTGAATGACTTAAAAGTTTTTTGttagtttattcattttataGTCTACATGCTTGAGTATTTCAACCTATGTAATCTGCAGTGCTGATGCTTACGTGTTTTGAACcacttataaaatattcaaataactctCTTTTACAAGTAAACGTTATGTATTACTATTTCAGACCAAGGATCAACATACATCAGATGGGGTAAAACGACTTGCGGTGGAAATGGAACACATATTGTTTACACGGGTAAaaattactgaatatatcaaaactCGCAACATGCCTTGAATACGCAAGTAACTACACTGGGATATTTCTGCAATGTGCATGTTATGAAAAGTGAATATTAAAAATAAGTTGTTATCCATGTTGAAATTCTATGTGTAAACCACTCCTGTAAATTTCCCAGATTGACAAATCCCCTCCTGCTAACTTTCAAAGTAGACAAAACCTCTCCCGTGATTTTGAACAGGTTGGGCACGTCTCTCTCCCATCACAGACACACTTTGCTGTAGAAGGGCTACCGTAGATTGGGCTTTGTCCTACCTGCTCCAAACAACGTGAGAGCTTTTGTTCGCTTATTTAGGGGAAGGGGTTTTGTCCGCTTTGTCAAAAATCAACGAGAGGGGTTTTATTCGACTACCATAGTTTTAGGTTCAGTGATTgcagtaataataattatactaAGTACATTTGAAAACACACATTGCAGGTTTTCTCATATACTGATAAAGTTATTGAACAGCTGTTTATTAATTATACATTCATTTTGTCCATTGATAAAACAGTCCGTGTTTTCGCTTCCATAAAGTAATATGTTTTGCCATCGCCAATCaaatgatttgtttcttttttgaataaAGGGTTTACATCTGGATCTCCTT
This Mercenaria mercenaria strain notata chromosome 17, MADL_Memer_1, whole genome shotgun sequence DNA region includes the following protein-coding sequences:
- the LOC128550163 gene encoding uncharacterized protein LOC128550163 produces the protein MYIPEVLFIFTFYICSCYGGEEEKRLILHSGDDIAQEFQKLRQELQSLQMNHTREIQLLMTNYTQEVESLKKNYTQTIESLKRNHTQEIQALMSTQTAEIDSVKATQKREIQALNDTQSQKIKSLKNELTTLKQDQGSTYIRWGKTTCGGNGTHIVYTGFTSGSPYDKEGGAAKYICLPKNPTRAKYVDGIQNIGGYMTGTEFDIYLNIFNPFPRNMQDQDAPCVLCRSPKPTTVMVPGRTNCYPG